AAACTGATTCAGAAGAATTGTGGATATAGTCAGTTTTTATGATCTTCAGATATATGTTACAAATACAAATTTACACATTGGGAGCCACCAGTTCAGCAAGTTATCTTAATTTTCCAGAACCCAGAAAAACCTAATACTCCCATATTTGGCAATCAACTCAGACCTCAAAATGCAGATCCTCTCCACCAGAGGCAAAGCTCTTAAGATTGGTTGATCTTGAAGTTGTCTGATCAGAGAGCCTCGACAGAATGAGCCGGGCAACATTCTCTGCAGCAACAGCACTGGTCTCCATGGTGCTTGCAGCATTCTCGAAGGCATTAATATAGTACAAATGCAAGCCATCCAAGACAAATGGTGCAAACACCTCTGGGGCTGTGAAATGAGGGTATGCACCCCAATCTATCCGGACTGTGTCCTTCCTCACACTGCCAGTGAAAGCATAAACAACAGTTAGCACCCAAGAAATTTTGAGGTTGTTTATATTATGAGTAAGAGGTGTGGTCTGAGGGCCAGTTCTCAATGCTTCCCAGTATTTTGACAGTGGTGGGAAACATTACCTGAATATTTGGTCAAGCAATGCATCTGTCAATGGCATTCGTGAAAATATCTTGTGTGACATGTCCTCTTCAGTGTACTTCTTGAGGATAGAGATGCTGGAGAAAGGGAGATCAGGAGCCTCAATTGTGCCCACAAGTTCTGGAATTTCTGATACAGAATGTAGGCCAAAGTATGCCTTGACATAGACATGAATCGAGAAAGCAACAATAAGAGACGTGAAGAAAATAGAAGTACAGAATCTCAAAAAGGGAATTAAAATGAACGACAGTGAGAATACCCACAGGGTTTAAGAGGCCCCTCACAAAGGTGGCATGCGTGTGCTGTAACTTCCTCTCAGGAATCAAAATAGGAGGATGAAACTGTATATTCAGCTCATCCAATGGTGTAGCAACTACAGTGACTTCACAAGCATAACTAATTCCTTTAGTGGAGTTAAGCTCATAATAGTCCCCAAGATGTGTAATAGATCCAATCTCTTCATTGAGGTGCAATGTAACGTCTGAACTATTTATCAGCCCAGCAGCAATTTGCCAATTTCCTCCTCCAACTGACCATAACCCTGCATCAGATCCTGCCAGGGAAACTGCCCCAGCAAGTCCACTAATTGCAACACTTTGACCATAGTTAACTCTTGTAATCACCTGCAAATGAAATCCCACATGCAAAGTAGGAGGTCGTCAGATTTTGACATAAAGTGGGATGTGTAAGCAGCTACTTAAGAAGCTCCATTATCAACCTATGGAAAATCTTCATAACAGAAACAACACACAAAGTTATGGCTCCAGATCTAAGTTTTGATAAGCTACATACATTCAAGCTCCTCATGTTTCACAGACAGAACCTTTAATTTGATTGGATATAGACAGGAATTACATTGCAAGGTTCGGTTTGAAGCTTCGAATTTGTAAGTTGTGGAGGTTCATCGGTTAATATTTTATAGAAGATTTGACTTTGACTAGCGGTTTTAAGTTCAAATACGATGAAATAAATGAAACTTCATAGCCTTCAAAGTAAACAAATTCAGGTGGAGTTATCATATACAATCCAATCAGTTGTGATCAGGGAGATAAAGCAGGTAATTCCCATGATGCAGCCAAAGTTGATCTGATTGACACAAGAGACTGGCAAAGATAAAATTCCCAATTACACATTGATTGACTCTCCATCAAGTTCATACAGAATTTCAACCCTAATATTAGGCCTAATGGCCTCTCAGTTCCTAGCAGTCCTACATGGGGCTTCCACATCTTCATCAGCCCACAGAGTGACACTGACAGGATCACCCCAGACCATCCCGACGATGGTCCACAATGAAAGACAAAGGATGGTCTAAAATGTATGCCAATGATGTCACCTAAAACAAAAGTACATTCACTAAAACTTAATGGATGTACCACCAAAGCCTTATATCCATGATGTTGTGAGCTAGTCCCATAGAAGCCACATGAACACAGCTTGATGTTCCTGCACCTCACAGACGCCTCcgctattttattgagatgatTAACTGGTTCAAAAGTTCCTCTCTGAAGAGATCCACGTCCACTCTCAACAGGTTCATGTCCTCAACAAGAGACCTTGATTGATCTCTTAAACCAAGTTACTCGAGTTTTCTGTTGAGATGCTTAGGACCAATGTCTGGTGACTCTGGTCTCTGGAGTAATTCTGATAGAGTAATGGTTGACATTTGCATGGTGGCCACTTGCGTCTAGTGTCACTTGGGAACTCTTCATACAATTAGGGCCAAGTTATAAGAGGCCCTCAATTTGGACTCCGACTATGAAGCAGTTTGAGAAAAAGTATAGCCTCTTGGAAGATTGATATTTTTCCGCCAGCAGGGGATGTTAAGATGACCCTCAAGAGCAACCCTTGCTAGCCTTAGATCttatccttttttctttgtGGTGATTATGGATTTtgtagaaaagataaaaaagaaaacagaaggaATATTGAGCATGATTTCCTTTGGAATAAGCTTCAATAATCATCCAGTCAGATGGGATATGACCAGTTGCCCCAAAATATATACAGCAGCATGGGAATTAGGCCAATCACCCCCATGGCTAAGGCATTGCTTGGTAAATCTATGTTATTAATGGAAAGGGTACGTAGCATTTGTAGAAGGATAAGTTTGAAAAGTAAAGATCCtaaaattttcttcctttttttttatacaaaagGGTTGCATGACACTCAATGTCTTGACCTTAGTGCATCTAGGACCTCCCACAGCCACATTGTGGGAACAGCCCTTGAGAACATGTCCAAAACATAGCCCAAAACTCAGATTTGACACAATCTCAGCCAGATATGCTCACTTCTCATGTGAATGCAACCTCAAGTTATTTTCATTTCAAGATGTGTCAGCATGGACATAGAGATCTACTACAGGGAATTTAAACAAAAGATTTGCTTAGAAAACTAATCTAAGATCATTAAAATACACATGAGATGCACCATTCCTTCAGGAATAAAGTTTTATTACTATAGTGAAAAAGTAACTAATgttacataaaagaaaaaaaataaagaaacaagaaaTTTCTTCTGTCCTTGATGGAAGACTGTAGTTTCATAATACCATGTTCAGCTCCGTCCACTCACAGGTTCTGTATAATTGTGCCAACATTTCGGTTGAAGCCACATATAATGGGAAGGATTTTGTAAAGGGCATCTGGCAGCTCATCTAGCATGACACTCTTGCCTCAGTTGTTGATTCCCTTGGCATAAACCATAAACCCAAACTGATCCCTTGAACTCTAATTTCAGATCTTAACCTGATCTCAATTACTCCATCCAAACATAGAATGGTCTATAAGATTAATCGCTTAATAGTTGGTGCAATTGTGAATATCTAACTCGTTTCTTGTGGATAGACCCTGTGATGCTATTTCCTTCATCCATCATGCCTTTTCTCAGCACCAACGTTACATAACTTAATGTGCAGGATTTTCAGCTATCTCTCGTACATTACAAACCTTAATTGGGCTATCATCAGGTCCCAAAGCTTTCGTTATCCCTATCTTTCTCAAAGACTACATTAGAATGCCTAATCCTTTGGAAATACCTAGGATCTGCAGTCTCTTCTCAAGACCTTTTAATGTCCACGGTACATTCATGGACAAAAAGAGTCAGAGCTATCatattttggtgaaattaaACTTGAAGTTTTAAAACAGTATCTCCTTTATTTTATCTCATAAGATTTTCTTGAAGATAAAACGAACATGGGCTGCACATAGTGAGCAGAAACTTTATCAAATATAACATCTTCAAAATAACCCATCAAAAAAGAATCTTCAAAATATATTGTCCTCTCCATCATAGATCCTCAATACTTTAGCCCTCCTGTGCAAGAAATAACCGAGTGGCAAGCATTTTCTCTTCAAGTAGCTACCCagcttcaaaattcaaaaccttCTTCTTACTAGACTTGCTCTTTATCTAAGCAACACTTTTCACATTCCGTAGCATTTGCCTTTTATTGTTTGCATTGAATTTTTCTGTTAGAATCTAGATGGAAGAAATAAGTACAACGATTAAGCACATTAGTTTCAACATT
The sequence above is a segment of the Telopea speciosissima isolate NSW1024214 ecotype Mountain lineage chromosome 7, Tspe_v1, whole genome shotgun sequence genome. Coding sequences within it:
- the LOC122670028 gene encoding farnesylcysteine lyase-like, yielding MVSALIICLLLMFSVPFSSAQTVAAPEPSPSTNLCIIGSGIAGSSVAHFLRRYSADPLLPTINGIRIFERHRIVGGRMATVSIGGDTLEAGASKLHPKNYHALNFTKSLNLLIEDPSSDSSDSSFGIWDGTQFVFKTLPTNSKSPQYNKIVSIVNSLLIFFRYGFSLYKMQSFVDNTVGSFLKYYTDQTSRPVFETVDEMLKWSGLYGLTRRTLQEELVDAGLSPRLISELVTVITRVNYGQSVAISGLAGAVSLAGSDAGLWSVGGGNWQIAAGLINSSDVTLHLNEEIGSITHLGDYYELNSTKGISYACEVTVVATPLDELNIQFHPPILIPERKLQHTHATFVRGLLNPAYFGLHSVSEIPELVGTIEAPDLPFSSISILKKYTEEDMSHKIFSRMPLTDALLDQIFSVRKDTVRIDWGAYPHFTAPEVFAPFVLDGLHLYYINAFENAASTMETSAVAAENVARLILSRLSDQTTSRSTNLKSFASGGEDLHFEV